One window of the Cryptomeria japonica chromosome 7, Sugi_1.0, whole genome shotgun sequence genome contains the following:
- the LOC131040238 gene encoding L-type lectin-domain containing receptor kinase SIT2-like, producing MPNGSLEKMIFQKRKSLLAWAQRYRILRDVGAGLEYLHEGWEKIVVHRDVKSSNILLDSELNAKLGDFGLARLYEHTENPQTTRVMGALGYIAPEVVHTGKATPSADVFSFGILMLEVVCGRKPVDPSLDAYQIVMVDWVRKLHAKGRLKDVADPNLGGEYVEDEMEKMLKLGLLCCNPQPEARPTIRQALQIIEGEASLPSLVPYGMSEGTCSSYPSIGVSFASTSNSPEGRSFTSGKSESKQSTISKATFSDFNGRTGRRMQDNSFVRTC from the coding sequence ATGCCAAATGGAAGCCTGGAGAAGATGATATTTCAGAAGAGGAAGAGCCTGCTTGCATGGGCTCAGAGGTACAGAATTCTGAGAGACGTGGGCGCAGGATTGGAGTATCTTCATGAAGGGTGGGAGAAAATTGTAGTGCATAGAGACGTTAAATCCAGCAATATTTTGTTGGATTCTGAACTCAATGCAAAGCTGGGTGACTTCGGGCTTGCTCGTCTGTACGAGCATACAGAAAACCCACAAACTACTAGAGTGATGGGTGCGCTTGGGTACATCGCACCGGAGGTCGTACACACGGGAAAGGCCACTCCCAGCGCAGATGTGTTCAGCTTTGGTATTTTAATGTTGGAGGTTGTCTGCGGGAGGAAGCCTGTAGATCCCTCTCTCGATGCTTACCAGATCGTCATGGTGGACTGGGTGAGAAAGCTCCATGCGAAAGGCAGACTCAAGGATGTAGCAGATCCCAATCTTGGCGGTGAATATGTTGAAGATGAGATGGAGAAGATGCTCAAATTAGGACTGCTGTGCTGCAATCCTCAGCCAGAGGCGAGACCCACCATCAGACAGGCATTGCAAATAATTGAAGGGGAAGCGTCTCTTCCCAGTTTAGTTCCATATGGGATGAGTGAAGGGACCTGTAGTTCATATCCAAGTATAGGAGTATCTTTTGCCTCGACTTCCAACTCTCCAGAGGGACGATCATTTACTAGTGGAAAGTCTGAATCAAAGCAGTCTACCATTAGTAAGGCTACCTTCTCAGATTTTAATGGAAGAACTGGAAGGAGGATGCAGGATAATTCTTTTGTGCGCACTTGTTGA
- the LOC131040239 gene encoding L-type lectin-domain containing receptor kinase V.9-like produces the protein MSVCSLLILVLHVFLTAQAHTSFVFSKFNASTLYQVEYSSIRSGAICLSNQSQRVSGRVLYPQPVRMKDSTSTNTSSSFSTTFVFAMLPYSSDPSLSGQGMAFIITPSKSPVENSSNQYLGLLNNSNIGKPDNHLFPIEFDTVQSGGVEDIKANHVGVDLNDLKSEKCEGAGYWIGNQFHELYLNSGQNIQAWIDYDHTQQQLNVTIVEAGSPRPQKPLISLKNMTLSNIFEEQMYVGFSASTGAVVEDHCLLAWSFSTNGSAPELDVSHLPSLLKRKKSNSRLIAAITTTLVLLVLLLVAAAVFRWKRNKYRDVKEEWEMEYWPHRFDYKELHIATKGFRDDKILGFGGFGQVYKGVLPSNGHEVAVISIFRKTTESLKDFIAEISVNYG, from the coding sequence ATGTCTGTGTGTAGCCTGCTGATCCTTGTGCTGCATGTATTTCTTACAGCACAAGCGCACACAAGTTTCGTCTTCAGCAAATTTAATGCATCCACACTTTATCAGGTCGAATATTCTTCCATCCGCTCCGGTGCTATCTGCCTCTCCAATCAATCACAACGCGTGTCTGGCCGAGTTTTATATCCTCAGCCTGTGCGAATGAAAGATTCCACTTCGACAAATACGAGCTCATCATTCAGCACCACCTTCGTGTTCGCCATGCTTCCTTATTCTTCCGATCCTTCACTCAGCGGGCAGGGGATGGCCTTTATCATAACGCCCAGCAAGTCACCTGTGGAAAATTCATCAAATCAGTACCTCGGTTTGTTGAATAATTCAAACATCGGGAAGCCTGACAATCATCTCTTTCCCATTGAGTTCGACACAGTCCAAAGCGGCGGTGTCGAAGACATCAAAGCCAATCATGTCGGTGTGGATCTCAACGACCTCAAGTCTGAAAAATGTGAGGGTGCGGGGTACTGGATTGGCAACCAATTTCATGAACTATATCTCAACAGTGGACAGAATATTCAGGCTTGGATCGATTACGATCATACCCAACAGCAATTGAATGTTACAATAGTAGAAGCTGGTTCGCCTCGACCCCAAAAGCCTCTCATATCTCTCAAAAATATGACTCTGTCTAACATCTTCGAAGAACAAATGTATGTTGGTTTCTCTGCATCAACAGGAGCCGTCGTTGAAGACCACTGTCTCCTGGCTTGGAGCTTCAGCACAAATGGATCCGCGCCTGAGCTTGATGTATCTCATCTTCCATCCCTGCTTAAGCGCAAGAAATCCAACTCGAGACTTATAGCTGCTATTACTACAACTTTGGTACTCCTCGTGTTGCTTTTGGTTGCAGCGGCCGTTTTTCGGTGGAAGAGAAACAAGTACAGAGACGTTAAAGAAGAATGGGAGATGGAATATTGGCCTCACCGTTTTGACTACAAAGAGTTACATATCGCGACTAAAGGCTTCCGAGACGATAAAATTCTGGGCTTTGGAGGCTTCGGGCAGGTGTACAAAGGAGTGCTCCCTAGTAATGGCCACGAAGTTGCTGTAATATCCATCTTCAGAAAGACCACAGAAAGCCTGAAGGATTTCATAGCAGAGATTtctgttaattatgggtag